Proteins found in one Methanospirillum hungatei JF-1 genomic segment:
- a CDS encoding thiolase domain-containing protein: MREVAVIGVGCTKFGEKWESSFRNLFVEAGALALEDANLSGEQIDEIFVGNMSAGRFVEQEHIGALIADYAGLATDNIPATRVEAACASGGLSFRQAYTAVASGMSDIVVAAGVEKMTDVGTEVTTDVLAAAADREWEGIAGITFPGLYAMIATEYMHRYGLTREQLAQVAVKNHDNGAKNPNAQFRKPITLDTVINSTLVADPLRLFDCSPVTDGAAAVILAPLERAREFTDTPIKVLGAGQASSTIALHDRKDICTLDATVAAGNRAFQMAGVERKDIGFVEVHDCFTIAEICAIEDLGFCKKGEAGKLTEEGQTAIGGKIPINPSGGLKACGHPVGATGVKQVYETVKQLRGDAKGRQIDTEIGMTHNVGGTGATVVCHIFGRV; encoded by the coding sequence ATGAGAGAAGTTGCAGTAATCGGCGTAGGCTGTACAAAGTTTGGAGAGAAGTGGGAATCGTCATTCCGTAACCTCTTTGTCGAGGCAGGAGCTCTTGCCCTTGAGGATGCAAACCTCTCCGGTGAACAGATAGACGAAATATTTGTCGGAAACATGAGTGCCGGCAGGTTTGTTGAGCAGGAACATATCGGGGCTTTGATTGCAGATTATGCAGGTCTCGCAACAGATAATATCCCGGCAACCCGTGTTGAGGCAGCCTGTGCATCAGGAGGTCTCTCATTCAGACAGGCATACACCGCCGTTGCATCAGGTATGTCAGATATCGTGGTCGCGGCCGGTGTTGAGAAGATGACTGACGTAGGAACCGAAGTTACGACTGATGTTCTTGCCGCAGCAGCAGACCGGGAATGGGAAGGAATAGCAGGTATTACATTCCCCGGCCTGTATGCAATGATTGCAACGGAGTATATGCACCGGTACGGCCTGACAAGAGAGCAACTCGCCCAGGTCGCCGTTAAAAACCATGATAACGGTGCAAAGAATCCAAATGCCCAGTTCAGAAAACCGATCACCCTTGATACCGTTATCAATTCAACACTTGTCGCAGATCCGCTCCGGCTCTTTGATTGTTCACCGGTGACCGACGGAGCTGCAGCAGTCATCCTTGCTCCCCTGGAACGGGCACGGGAATTTACCGACACTCCGATCAAGGTCCTTGGAGCTGGACAGGCATCAAGTACCATCGCCCTGCATGACCGGAAAGATATCTGTACCCTCGATGCAACCGTTGCTGCTGGTAACCGGGCATTTCAGATGGCCGGAGTTGAACGGAAAGATATCGGATTTGTTGAAGTACATGACTGTTTCACCATTGCTGAGATCTGTGCAATTGAGGATCTTGGATTCTGTAAGAAAGGTGAAGCAGGCAAACTGACCGAAGAGGGACAGACTGCAATTGGTGGAAAGATACCGATCAACCCAAGTGGCGGTCTGAAGGCATGTGGTCACCCGGTCGGAGCAACCGGCGTTAAACAGGTTTATGAGACGGTCAAACAACTTCGTGGCGATGCAAAGGGAAGACAGATCGATACTGAAATCGGAATGACCCATAACGTGGGTGGTACC